ATGTTATAAAAGAAAAATTAAAAGAAGCTATAGAAATTTCAAATATAATAATAACATCAGGTGGTTCTTCTACAGGTGATTATGATTTTATAGAAGATGTATTACTTGAGTTAGGTGCTGATATTAAATTTAATAAAATAGCAATAAAACCTGGCAAGCCAGTTATATTTGCTACTATTGGTGAAAAATTAGTTTTTGGATTACCAGGAAATCCTCTATCATTTATAACTACCTATGAAGAGTTTGTAAAGCCTGCTATATTAAAAATGAGTGGTGAAGATATAAAAGAAAATAAATTTCCTGTTATATTAAAGCATGATATAAAATGCAAAGTGGGAAGAACAAACTATGTTTATGTTGATATAAAAAAAGAAGATGGTAAATTTTATGCATATGAAACGGGTTCTCAATGTTCTAATCAACTTTTAATGATTACAAAATCTAATGGAATAGTGATAGTTCCAAAGGATAAAGGATTTGTAAAAAAAGGAGAAATATTAGATGGGAAATTTATATTCCAATAATAAACAGAAAATAATATCTGTAGTTTCTACAAAGTCTGGAATGGGAAAAACAACTTTGGTGGAATCATTAATAAAAGAATTTAAGAAAAAAGGATATAAAGTTGGAGCATTAAAGCATGATGCTCATAAGTTTGATATAGATAAAGAAGGTAAGGACAGTTATAGGTTTACAAAGGCAGGGGCTAAAGATGTAGTTATAGCTTCAAGTGAAAAAATAGGGGTAGTAAAAATCCTAGAAGAAGATAAAAGCTTAAGTAAAGTATTAGAACTATTTGACGATGTAGATATTATATTTACTGAAGGATTTAAACAAAATCCTTATCCTAAAATTGAAGTTCATAGAAAAGAAGTCGATAAAAATTTTCTTTTTAAAAATTCAATAAATAAAGATACATTTATAGCTATAGCGACAAATGAACATATAGAGGGTATAACCAACTTAGATATAAACAATATAGATCAAATAGTTAATTTTATTGAATCTTATATAAAAACAGAGGAACTTAAGATTCCATTAATAAATTATGATTATGATAAAACTATAAAAATAGATGTGGTTAAAATAGATAATCAAAATGCTAAAGAAGAAAAAGAAACTATAATATCAGAATACCCATTAAGTTTAATTTTAAACGGAAAATATTTAAATACTTTCTTATGTACTCCAGATAAGCTGGAGGAATTGATTGTTGGATTTCTAGCTACAAAAGGCTATATATCTAATAAAAATGATATAGAAAGTATAATTATAGATGAAAAATTAAAGGTAGCACAGGTTATATCGAATAAATCTAACACTAATTTAAACTTAGAAAAAATATTTTTAAATGATTTAGATTTTATTGAGTGTAATCCAGTTAAAAATAGTTTTGAAATAGATATAAATACAATTTACAATTCAATGCACATGAACTTGACATCATCTCAATTATTTAAAGATACTGGAGGAGTTCACAGTGTAGCACTGTTTGATGGATCTGATCCTG
The nucleotide sequence above comes from Paraclostridium bifermentans. Encoded proteins:
- the fdhD gene encoding formate dehydrogenase accessory sulfurtransferase FdhD encodes the protein MGNLYSNNKQKIISVVSTKSGMGKTTLVESLIKEFKKKGYKVGALKHDAHKFDIDKEGKDSYRFTKAGAKDVVIASSEKIGVVKILEEDKSLSKVLELFDDVDIIFTEGFKQNPYPKIEVHRKEVDKNFLFKNSINKDTFIAIATNEHIEGITNLDINNIDQIVNFIESYIKTEELKIPLINYDYDKTIKIDVVKIDNQNAKEEKETIISEYPLSLILNGKYLNTFLCTPDKLEELIVGFLATKGYISNKNDIESIIIDEKLKVAQVISNKSNTNLNLEKIFLNDLDFIECNPVKNSFEIDINTIYNSMHMNLTSSQLFKDTGGVHSVALFDGSDPVVICEDVARHNAMDKVIGYSVLNDVNFEDKFIVVSGRISLEMMQKACKMQIPIVVSKSAPTNLSVELARKLNITLVGFVRGRRMNIYANGYRVKY